The genome window CAGCTTGAGTAACATCATTTTACCAGAGACTTACTTGCTTGCTCGGAGACTCCGTCCATCTCTTTTCCCTCATCAACtccctctctccctctctccctctctcttAACCTTGTccagaaaagaaacaaattCCAGCTCGTCTCAGTTGTGCTCATCTCAATTTTCAAACCCAACTGAGCACAGTCCAGTCCTGCCTATCCCGCTGCCCAATCCTTCGTCTCATCGCGATTCTTGGTTGCTTGGGCCGTTTTGATCATCGCGTCGCATCGTCTGTACGACTTTCTCGGCGCTGCATCGTGACATTGGCATGCTCGGCATTCCCTCTTTTTCTCAAGTATAGAGATAGGTACAGCTTACGTCTGATCGCATTTGTGAGCTTGTTATTTATTGCCTTTCTCTTGTTTGTTCACCTTTTGCATCAAACAAAAGTTTCTTGTGATAAAAATCGCCTATTACTCGACCATTGATTGCAGTACCACTGTTCTACTATGGATCCCTCGAGACGGGAGAGCTCGTCGACTGGGCATCAACTTGGCGACTCGTCTGGCAATGCATCTCCATCGGATACGCGTCATCCGCTTGCCCAGGCCGAATCTGCCGTCCTTCGCGAAGCAGAGGGCTTGTCAGAGAGCTTCCAGTCCACTGACACTGTGCGGCGGAGACCAGAGGGTTATGGTAGGTTCCATGCTCTATGCCTTTTCTTGGCGAGAGACCGGGgttaattttaaatattcCTAGGCTCGATAAGCGGTCCAGCTGCTTCAGGTTCAGCTCAACAATCAAAAGAGACATCTCAAGAGCGCAGCTCGGCTCGCGCCACCCAATCTTCGCGTCCTTCGAGAGGCCCCGAGAGAATGCGATCCGCCACTCGACTACGAAAGCCACCAATGCCTCGACGCCCATCTTCGAACACGCCTTATCGCGGCGGTGTTTTCTCAGCCGATGACGATGTACACGAGGTAGAAGCCGATGCCGCCGAACGTCAACAATCATATCGTCGTAGACCTCAGCTCTCGACCCAACTCTCTCGAGTTCAATCGCACACGAATGAAGACGATGAAAATGACGACACCAACGACGATAATGGCGAATCGACCGAGAGCCCTGCTGAAGCACAAgcggatgaagaagagactACTCCAGTCGAGGGCCAGGACGACTCAGATAGCGACGTCAGTGAAGCCGAGAGCTTCACCCTCAAGGACAGACAGCAGGCCATCAACCAGACTCACCCTTTCGGTATCCGTGTATGGAAGCCAGCATTGTACAAGAAGGATCGTTCAATTCAGAAGTTTGCACAAGCAGATATTCATTCTGCGCCTGGCGGAAGGGTGAGCAGCTGGCTTCTCGCTTTCAATTTGCTCTGGACCCTCCTATTTGGTTGGTGGTTGGCCTCGTTTGCAGCTATTGGCGCCATCGTATGCCTGCTCTTTTCTGCTGCTCCTAGTGGGAGAGAGTATGGAAGAGTTCTATGGGGTCTCGCAGGATACCTGTTCTACCCCTTTGGCAAGTTTGTCCGTCTGGAAAAGGACGAGACCTACATGGACGAGGACCAAGATGAAGGACGCAGCATTTCTGAATACGAGCAATGGCAAAGCGGAGACCTCGAGTACGGCCGATTGTTCTTTGGACCCGATCGTAATCGCTCGATTGTCGGACGCTCGAGAAGAAGTATCGATTCTGAGCCCAGCGAGACGGAGAGCTTGCTTGGACGTGGACGACGCGGTGAACCCGCGGAGCTCCCTCCCCGAATCAAGAGACGGCTTTTTGGACGTGGCCAATGGAATATTGGCCGtgtcatcttcttcatcttcttctacTGTCTCATTTCGCCTTCGCTCCTCCTTGTATCCGGTATCTGTTGGTTCTTGGTTTTCTGGATTCCCATGGGCAAGGCTACATTCTTGCTGTTTGACCACCTTCGACGACATCCCCTGGCTTTGTCTTTTGAGACCGATATTAGATATATTCGTGAAGACGATGGCCCGAGCTCTTCAGTCCTCCTCTGCACATACCGTGCTGTAGGAACTCGATACTGGAAGTACACTGTTGATGGTACCAatatcttcctcatcaacctcatggTTGTCGTCGTCTTTGTTATCGCCGATTGGATTGTCCTTGAGGGCATCTTCCATGTTGAAGGATTCATTACATCTCCggccttcctcttctgtgCTGGACTCCTTTCTATCATCCCTCTGGCTTACTTCATCGGGCAAGCTGTTGCATCTATCTCAGCTCAGTCTTCGATGGGTGTGGGTGCTGCCATCAACGCTTTCTTCGCAACTGTTGTCGAAGTGTTCCTCTACTGTGTTGCCCTTACTCAAGGTAAGGGACAGCTCGTCGAGGGAAGTATTGTGGGAAGTATTTTCGCAGGTATCCTTTTCTTGCCAGGTATTTCCATGTGCTTCGGTGCTATCAAGCGAAAGACGCAGCGCTTCAACGCCAGGTCTGCGGGTGTGACCTCGACAATGTTGCTGTTCGCTATTGTTGGCGCCTTTGGCCCTACTCTGTTTTATCAGATTTACGGAACCCACGAGCTCAACTGCATGGACTGTGAGGACTACAACACCGGCGAAAACAGAGACTGTCGACGCTGCTACTTTAGCCAAGCTCCTTCACTTAGTGACAGGTTCTACTTGGAGGCTGTTCGTCCTTACTGTTACATGGCAGCAGCCATGTTGTTCTTCTCATACTTGATTGGTCTATGGTTCACTCTCCGAACTCACGCTGCTGTCATTTGGAATGccgaggttgaggagaagcgacACGAAGAGCATATGCATTCGTCCAGTCTTCGAACTTCTCAAGTTCACAGCCATCCTCATACTCACTCTCAAAACACCGCTGAGACCAGTAGTGCTGATGTTCGCGATACTCAACTTTACAAGCGTATCCTGGGCCAGTCCCTTAAGCAGTCTGGTTACACAGAAGACCTCTCTCGCCAGAGCTCTACAACCGGACAGACCGCCCCTGCTAATGGCTCAGCTTCGACTCCCCATGTTGTACCTCCTAAATCCAGCGGCGGTGAGCAGTCTCGCTCTGCTCTTCATGTTCCTGGTCTAAGCGATGCCGACAATAAGATCCTCCAACGTGAGGTGACTGAGATTGCTGCCGCGGCTGCGACGATTGCATCACGCGAACGCATGTCGCGAAAGCCATCAACTGTGCCCCCCACTCATGCTCCGGGCGCTCGTCCTTCAGCGAGCCGTCAACACACCCACACGCATGCCGAGACTGAGGGCCCTGCTACCGAAGCTCACCAAGCACATGGCGGTCATGATGCGCCCAACTGGAGTCGTGCCAAGAGTgccatcatccttctcggAGCAACCGTTTTGTATGCCATTATCGCTGAAATTCTGGTTGATACTGTGGATGTTGTTTTGGAAAGCTTCTCGATTGACCAAAAGTTCCTTGGTATTACCTTGTTCGCCCTTGTTCCCAACACTACTGAGTTTTTGGTAAATCGTTTTGTTCCCTATTTGACAGATAATTGCTAACCAGCTCTAGAACGCCATCTCCTTCGCTATGAACGGAAACATCGCCCTTTCCATGGAGATTGGTTCGGCTTACGCTCTGCAAGTGTGTTTGCTCCAGATCCCCGCGCTCGTCTTCTACTCGGCCTTCTGGCCAGGTGTCCCCGAGGGTGGTGACCCGGCGTTGTATACTTTCTCGCTTCTCTTCCCCCAGTGGGATCTAGTCACGGTCATTCTGTGCGTGTTCTTGTTGAGCTACATGTACGGTGAAGGAAAGAGTAACTACTTCAAGGGTAGCATTCTTATGTTGACCTACTTGGTTGTCGTCATTGGCTATTACTTCAGTGGATATACGGATGATGCTATGGGCATGGAGCGATTCGATGTCATGGGAGCTGATGGTAAATACCAGAGCTACAAGACGATCGGTAGATCAACGAGGGGCATGGCATTCCCAGCATGAGTTGCTGGTTGGTGAGAAAGGGGTTGAGTAGTTGTTTGGGGAGAATGTGCATTTACATGGACTGTTAATACTGGATGAACATACACTACATCATACGTAGTACATTCGATGAGCCCTTGATTCGAGGGTCTGCATTGTTTGGTGTTTACATTTCAAGAGGTTAATTGTTTTATGGTGGGCTACTGAGTTATGAGCATTGGGAATGCGATGGATTTCATTATGGACTGGTCATTGTAAGGTGTTAACATCTGGATTTAGTCTTTTTTCACCATTGTCATTCTATCACAATAACCTTCAGCTCGGGTGACAACGTGATTAAGTCAAAGATATGTTATTGATATTGAAAAAGGCCTATTATATGTATGACCAGACAAGATATGTAAAGATACTATGTACAAAGAAGTGACATGCTGCCAGATATGATATTATATCAACCCCTCATCTCAAACAAGGTGTTTCGTTTAGGCCATGCCGAAGCCAGCGGAGGTCATGACGCTCTTGGCGCTGTTGTAGTCAGAAGCACTAGCAATGGTCTTGCCCTTGAAGTTGCTGAGGAAGCCAGTGTTGGTGCCACCGAGAGTACCAGAGCTGCCGAAGCCGTTGAGCTGACAGTTGCGGCCAAGAGAAGCGGCACAAGCAGAGCCAGAGGTAGGAACACCAAAGAGTTGGCCCTGGTAACCCTTGGAGTCAACGGGGTACTTGACGTTCTGGAAGATGTTACCCTCAGCGAGGACAGAGCCAGAGTCGATCTCGAAAGCGTGGTCAGGGACATCGtggaagaagttgttgacGGCGTGGAGGAGAGTGTTGCCGGAGACCTTGGGGCCACGGCCGGAAACTCGGTAGACGTAGTTGTTCTTGAAGGTGACGAGATCGTTGGAGCCGGCGAAGTAGAGACCCCAGTAGTGGTAGTTGTTgcagctagcagaccagCTGGTGGTACCATCAATCTtgctgttggagatggtgacACGGTTGCAGGCGTTGTTTCCGAGGACAATGTGCTGACGACCGATGAGAGAAGTGGTAACATGGTCGATCCAGACGTTGTCAGTGTTGTCGAGGGTAATGGCATCACCACCCCAGACGTATTGAGGGTTAAGCTCAGTGATGTGAACATTCTGGATGATGACGTTCTTGGAACCAACGATTCGGAGACCCTTACCGCGGATGACTCCCTTGGAGCCAACGCCGATCAAGGACTTGTTGGAGCCAACCTTGATACCCAGAATGCCGGCCTTGTCATACTTGACGTTGACCTTGGGGGCGTTGGGCTGGTAGTTGCCACACCAGTTGTTCTGATTGATGGCAGTCTGGCACTTGGATCCGGTTCCCCAGGGAGCACAACCAGTCTCGCTAGCGGTACCCTCGGTGCCGATAAAGTTGATGGTGCGGTCGAGGTAGATAACTCGGGCGGAGGAGTCGCCGAGGTAGGAGACGAGCTCAGCGGCGGTCTTGGGGTAGACGGCTCCAGCGTTGCCTCCTCCTGTGGTGGAGGAACCGAAACCTTCGGCGCGGGTGGGAAGAGCGCCGAGGACGGAAGGGAGAGCGGCGGCGACCGCGAAGAGGGTCTGGAAGAGAGAAGGCATGTTGATATAGGGAGTGACAGTGGCAGTATGTTATGTGTAAGTGAGGACTGTAAGAAGAAACCAGAGACCCAGCTACTGGTTGTATGAGAAAGAATGAAGGAGAGAATACTGAGAAGCAAGTCAGAGAGAGAGTGAGATATCGTGAAGTTCATATACTGTCCATCTCAGTCCATCGTGTAAGCCAAGCAAGCCTGATCCTCCACCCTATGGAGTCTTGATAATTACAAGGTATCATACTAGCATCGGACAAAGCCCCCTTGGCAGACGGGAATTCGGCGAAGTTGACGATTGATTACAGCCTTATTTCGGGGTGTAATGCTTCATCGAGCCACGGACCCTCCCGGCCCATGTTGCCCTATTCGGAAGCGGTCCGGGATATGATTCGTGGGAATTCCGTCGATGTTTCGGCGCGGTGGGTTATCTGTAGAGCCCACGCCCCCCTATCCAATGTTAATATTCCCAGTGTCAGggtgttgttcttggttgaCCTTTTGTTTAGATTGTGTACTCCGTAGAGATAAATGGATTATGGATGTAAGCAAGATGGGATGATTCTGAAATCATGATCCCGCGTATTCAGAGTGGAGCGCTTCGGTAGATGGGGCGTCCGGATCCGATGCGGTGGTTCGGCCGGCTAAAGGAGAGCCCAAGATGGAAGGTCCTTCATTTATCACTGTGCCAAGGGTTCTAATATGATTGATTAGTAGCTGCAACGTTAACTCTATGCATATCCGTAATGTCACTATCCGGAAGTATTCTAGAACTTAGATTTAGCCTCTTTGTGACAGGTACTCTAAACAAATAGTCTAAACAGCTATCTATCGATAGCTTAATTTTAGGGTGACATATCGTGCTTGACCATTCCATTTTCTTCAGGCCTCCGATTCACTAGCTGCTGATAAACAGAAACAAGTCCTGTGTTTTCAGCTCGGGCTTCTGGTGAGGTTTTGTTTGACAATCAGGTGGAAAAAGGAGGGGCGGTACTAGGCCCATGTGGTGATGGGGCTGTTCAAGCGTGGCTCATAGCTTCGTTCTTAGCTCTGTTGGTTCTTGACTCGTGAGTGTGTTTCATGTTGATGATTTTCTTTATCTAAGCTCTGGTGTTTTAGCCATTTGACTGAACATAAGCTTGTCTTTGGCTAAATTGCCCTGTTCGTCTACCATTTTTGGTATGCAAATGTCTGGTGTATATCTGTGAATATCTTCACCGTAGAGAACGGACTGAGAGCCAGCAGGTTGTTCATCAACTCTCGGGTAGGTTTTGTCTAAACACTAGAACGTACTTATTGCCTTGGTCGATGAAGCCTCTGTAAGTTATCTCGAACATGAGTTTGCGTAGTCCAAGATATGGGTATATATTGCGTCTTTCTGAACCTGAAGCGATGGTATTGAAGTACAGCTCACGACAGTAGCAAAAACTACACTCCGTACAACCCGATTTACACTTTCAACATTTTACTCTAGCAGCATGTCATCCCCATCTAATAATACGAATTACCAACAGCAAAGTGCTCTGCCTAATCTTCCAACTGAGATTCTACTTGAGATTCTCGACAAGGATTATCTGGAATGGAAGGACTACTACAACCTTCGCCGTACATCATCTCGCCTATCCCACCTTGCTCGCGAGCCCATGTACCAGGGAGGAGACTATTGCGTCTTTCGAATGGCTTGCTTTCGTGGTGATCTTGATACGCTAGCTATTTGTGCTCAGCATGGCGCCGTGCCGACCCAGTGCAGTCGGAAGAGCCTGTCCGATGGTCCTTTGGGTCTCATTGAGCCGGGATACGGCCTGTACCGACGCAATACGGAAGACGACTACCAGGAGTGTTGGCATTGGAATATCTGGGGCGACGGATTTCACGGACCCGGCGACGTTGTTACACTAGGATTCTATGAAGGTAACTTTTCTGCAGAGAGATTCATCGAGGTTTGGCAATGGCTGTCGGACCAGGGGTGTGAGCTCTTCACTTTTATGAAGCTACCCTCTCTGGTCCGCATGGGCTTTCCTTGCTTCTCGTTTGCTCTTCTATCTATGCTTCCGACCGCTACTGACAAAGCACATCATCAAGGTATCTGCGACGTCATCCATTTCCTCTACAGTAAGGGTTTGAGAATCCCTCATCCGGACAGGAGACTTTGGAGGAGAGGAACGTGGCCAGCTTATTTTCCTTTAGCCAGGGATAATCGCCCAAACATGCTGCAGGCTCTGCTGCAGACTAATTGCCCACCCTCCATTCTCGAGCTCTACTTGAGACAGGTCAACGATGAGGGCCTCGTTTTCGATCATTCGGAAGCATGGGATCCATACTTCAAGGGATTGGAAACTATCTCGCAACTTCTCTCCATCTTGTTCGATGACATGTTCGCTCCCTGGATCTACAAGGGTGACAGTACCCGTAGTATGAGCGATGATCTCCAAGCAAAGATCTGCTTACTGACTCAACATCAGGGCGCCAATGCTTTTGAGCTGTACATGCTTCGGGACATTCTCGCAGCTTTGCGAAAGATTGATGCCAGAAAGGAAAGCCAAGGTGGTCTTGACTTTGAGCGTGATGGAGTATGGTGCTGGTATGAACTATGCATGGCAGTTAGCTATATCTCTGATGAGGATGTTCGAAAGCGAACAGTGGATCTTCACTTCACCAGTCCTGGAGACGTACAGATGATTCACCCCTACCTCAGTAGAAGGTGGTTCCCTCCCAGCGAACTGGCGCATGCGAGGAGAACGgtccttgagaagagagCTCTTGAGTCTGGGCAAAAGACCGAAGATATTGAGCTACATGGGCAGAGACCATCCACACGTAAGTGGGCTCAAATGCCCCTGGATGCTTG of Fusarium oxysporum Fo47 chromosome I, complete sequence contains these proteins:
- a CDS encoding Sodium/calcium exchanger protein-domain-containing protein translates to MDPSRRESSSTGHQLGDSSGNASPSDTRHPLAQAESAVLREAEGLSESFQSTDTVRRRPEGYGSISGPAASGSAQQSKETSQERSSARATQSSRPSRGPERMRSATRLRKPPMPRRPSSNTPYRGGVFSADDDVHEVEADAAERQQSYRRRPQLSTQLSRVQSHTNEDDENDDTNDDNGESTESPAEAQADEEETTPVEGQDDSDSDVSEAESFTLKDRQQAINQTHPFGIRVWKPALYKKDRSIQKFAQADIHSAPGGRVSSWLLAFNLLWTLLFGWWLASFAAIGAIVCLLFSAAPSGREYGRVLWGLAGYLFYPFGKFVRLEKDETYMDEDQDEGRSISEYEQWQSGDLEYGRLFFGPDRNRSIVGRSRRSIDSEPSETESLLGRGRRGEPAELPPRIKRRLFGRGQWNIGRVIFFIFFYCLISPSLLLVSGICWFLVFWIPMGKATFLLFDHLRRHPLALSFETDIRYIREDDGPSSSVLLCTYRAVGTRYWKYTVDGTNIFLINLMVVVVFVIADWIVLEGIFHVEGFITSPAFLFCAGLLSIIPLAYFIGQAVASISAQSSMGVGAAINAFFATVVEVFLYCVALTQGKGQLVEGSIVGSIFAGILFLPGISMCFGAIKRKTQRFNARSAGVTSTMLLFAIVGAFGPTLFYQIYGTHELNCMDCEDYNTGENRDCRRCYFSQAPSLSDRFYLEAVRPYCYMAAAMLFFSYLIGLWFTLRTHAAVIWNAEVEEKRHEEHMHSSSLRTSQVHSHPHTHSQNTAETSSADVRDTQLYKRILGQSLKQSGYTEDLSRQSSTTGQTAPANGSASTPHVVPPKSSGGEQSRSALHVPGLSDADNKILQREVTEIAAAAATIASRERMSRKPSTVPPTHAPGARPSASRQHTHTHAETEGPATEAHQAHGGHDAPNWSRAKSAIILLGATVLYAIIAEILVDTVDVVLESFSIDQKFLGITLFALVPNTTEFLNAISFAMNGNIALSMEIGSAYALQVCLLQIPALVFYSAFWPGVPEGGDPALYTFSLLFPQWDLVTVILCVFLLSYMYGEGKSNYFKGSILMLTYLVVVIGYYFSGYTDDAMGMERFDVMGADGKYQSYKTIGRSTRGMAFPA
- a CDS encoding pectin lyase fold/virulence factor, translated to MPSLFQTLFAVAAALPSVLGALPTRAEGFGSSTTGGGNAGAVYPKTAAELVSYLGDSSARVIYLDRTINFIGTEGTASETGCAPWGTGSKCQTAINQNNWCGNYQPNAPKVNVKYDKAGILGIKVGSNKSLIGVGSKGVIRGKGLRIVGSKNVIIQNVHITELNPQYVWGGDAITLDNTDNVWIDHVTTSLIGRQHIVLGNNACNRVTISNSKIDGTTSWSASCNNYHYWGLYFAGSNDLVTFKNNYVYRVSGRGPKVSGNTLLHAVNNFFHDVPDHAFEIDSGSVLAEGNIFQNVKYPVDSKGYQGQLFGVPTSGSACAASLGRNCQLNGFGSSGTLGGTNTGFLSNFKGKTIASASDYNSAKSVMTSAGFGMA